From the Temnothorax longispinosus isolate EJ_2023e chromosome 6, Tlon_JGU_v1, whole genome shotgun sequence genome, one window contains:
- the LOC139815478 gene encoding uncharacterized protein: MRSEHITSKLEQLLALSINITDFYDVFIGIGLLNTSNQHIQTQLSELKGIWNQFHLVHTAVTISIPKLSVEEQREILNHFYFKESIYDTTREVYLNSFERFTSLLEHAQSATTEVSSIQSTSVPSTSNQSASVPTTSNQLASVPSAVHHSTAVSATSNQSVPLPSAGFNYLQNAKLPFIKIPHFDGNSDKWLAFKNLFHSMIVTSQTLSAVEKLQYLKTHLEGTALNLVQHTALTAENFQKTWDALVEFYENTRLLINSTLQSLFNLKRVNKESGSELQQLYSDIMQLYRTFETLGCPVAHWDHILIFICTQKLDLESNKVWESQLGSSRKPPSWKQFHDFLFARMSSLQSFESSQQKRILQSTKQFSAKVHHQGKPNDKGACILCKERHFISFCPQYASKTIQQKLTFISTHKLCYNCLGSHRVAHCRVTKRCQKCGLKHHTSIHSNESSKFKGKENNNNTKQESLEENLTLL, encoded by the coding sequence atgcgCAGTGAACATATAACGAGTAAGCTGGAGCAGCTTTTAGCGCTCAGTATAAACATTACAGATTTCTATGATGTTTTCATTGGAATAGGACTATTAAATACTTCTAATCAGCACATTCAAACGCAACTTTCAGAACTAAAAGGGATTTGGAATCAATTTCATCTTGTTCATACCGCGGTAACAATATCAATACCGAAACTTTCAGTTGAGGAACAACGCGAAATCCTAAatcatttttactttaaagaaaGTATTTACGATACAACCAGAGAGGTTTATTTAAACTCGTTCGAAAGATTTACTTCATTGTTGGAACATGCTCAAAGTGCTACCACAGAGGTTTCGTCAATTCAGTCAACTTCTGTGCCATCAACGTCAAATCAGTCAGCTTCGGTGCCAACAACGTCAAATCAGTTAGCTTCTGTTCCCTCAGCGGTGCATCATTCAACTGCTGTTTCAGCTACGTCAAATCAATCAGTGCCTCTTCCTAGTGCTGGGTTTAATTATCTTCAGAATGCAAAGTTgccttttataaaaattcccCACTTTGATGGTAATTCTGATAAATGGCTTGCGTTTAAAAATCTCTTTCACTCAATGATAGTGACAAGCCAAACGTTGTCTGCGGTTGAAAAATTGCAGTATTTGAAAACTCATTTGGAGGGCACAGCGCTCAATTTGGTTCAGCATACAGCATTAACTGCGGAGAATTTTCAAAAGACATGGGATGCTCTCGTAGAATTCTATGAAAACAcgcgattattaataaattctacgCTTCAATCCTTATTTAATCTGAAACGAGTTAACAAAGAATCAGGTTCAGAACTGCAGCAATTGTATTCAGATATCATGCAATTGTATCGGACCTTTGAAACGTTAGGATGTCCAGTCGCTCATTGGGAccatattttgatttttatttgcacTCAAAAGCTAGATTTAGAATCGAATAAAGTATGGGAATCACAATTAGGTTCCAGTAGAAAACCTCCGTCATGGAAACAgtttcatgattttttatttgcccgAATGTCATCATTACAGTCCTTTGAGAGCTCTCAGCAAAAGCGAATTTTGCAATCAACAAAACAATTCTCAGCAAAGGTTCATCATCAAGGTAAGCCAAACGATAAAGGTGCCTGTATTTTGTGTAAAGAAAGACATTTCATATCCTTTTGCCCTCAATACGCGTCGAAAACGATACagcaaaaattaacatttatatccaCACACAAGCTTTGTTATAATTGCTTAGGATCTCATCGCGTTGCTCACTGTAGAGTCACTAAACGGTGCCAGAAGTGCGGTCTCAAACACCACACTTCAATTCACTCAAACGAGTCCTCCAAATTCAAAGGAaaggagaataataataatactaaacaGGAATCATTAGAGGAGAACCTGACACTCCTATAG